Genomic DNA from Alicyclobacillus fastidiosus:
ATCTGTGCTGTAATCAATGCTGTGTGCTGCATTGTGCTGGTTCCCGAACATCACGCAGTTGGAACTGTGGTCGCTTCGACTGCATCCCACTCTCCATCCTCCGCTGCAAATCCTTATAAAACACAACCCCCATTCACTGAGATGGATTCCAAAAATTTTGTCACCTTACGTTGAATCATTCCGTCTTATGTTTGTTGTCAGTCACCACGCTTATCGAACAGGGGGAAATTTCTGGTGAAAAAAATGATTTTAACTGTATCCGCCACGGGCCTGTTGTGTGTTCTGCCGAGTCTGGTCTCCGCTGAAACTTCGTCCCAAAGTCAACCTCATCAACAAGCAGCCGCTTATCAAACATTAGCATTAAAGCCTGTGCTAAATTATCCAGGACACCTGATTCAATATAGAGATACCGGAGTGTATGTTAAGGAGGTACAGCAAGAACTAAGCGAAGAAGGATATAACATAGGTACGGCCGATGGGGATTTCGGCCCTAAGACCTTAGCTGGTGTGAAAGAGTTTCAAAAAGCACATGGATTAACGGTGGACGGTATTGTAGGCCCGCAAACCTGGAACGCCCTCTTTACGAAAAGCGTGAGTGGCAACCCTACGCCCCAAAATTCATCTTATAGCTATCCGGGACATCTGATTGAATACGGAGACACCGGTGTGTACGTTAAGGAAGTACAGCAACAACTCAATCAAGTCGGAGACAATATTGGTAACGTTGATGGAGACTTCGGCCCGAAGACCCTGGCTGGTATAAAGAATTTTCAAAAAGCACATGGATTAACGGCGGATGGCATTGTCGGCCCAGAAACTTGGAACACTCTCTTTAATAGTGGAGCCGGAACCAGCGTTGCATCCGAGGTAGCTTTAATTAAAGGTAAAGGATACAGCGTAAATAGTGCTACACCGAATGCATCTGTTCAGACAAATTCAGGGGATACACTTACGGCCTGGATTGGTGTAGCTAGGCAAGGGGATGGACATAATCAGTTCGTCTTCTTCTTCCTCAATGGTAAGTATTTAGGAACAGATACCGCTAAACCAAGTGCAGAAATTACAAGTGCTAAACCTGCTGGAACAGGTTCCATTGCTGTTACCTATCCCGTATATAAGAAAAATGACTCTTATGCCAATCCAACTGGAGTGCCAGATACAATTACGTATCACTGGAATGGTTCGCGTTTGATTCCAAACAAACCGTATCCGAAACAATTTAGTTGATATGCGATTTGCGGGAGTACAATGTATCGAAATGAGCAGTTAACAAACGCCGTAATCCCTAGGGTCAACAGGGATTACGGCGTTCTTTGTAATAGCCAACAAGATCAATCCAGATATTCGTCACGCTTGCTCTTGAACTAGTCATCATGAACGGTGCAGGATCCGTTTCGCACATCGTGGATTACACGGGGGCTTGAGACCAGTGCAGAACCCACGCGAAGGCAACCGATATTGTTTTGGAATGACTGAGTGTATGTTAAGGAGATTCAGCAGTAATTTCCAAAATGAGGATACAACGTAAGTACCGCCGATGGGATTAGCTGTGGGAGAGAGGGGACCTTAAAAGGAACAAAGTCTTGTCAAGATATCCGCTGGTGGCGGGTCAAAATATCGTTGGATTCCGAGAGGAAGAGAACGGTCTTGCCTCAGGTGACCAAGACCATTCCCCCTAATCGTGGAATTTTCAACGAGATATTGATTTGACCTATGCTATCGATAGTGCTTTTGAATCAATAATGAAAACCGAGCCCGCCATCTACCGCTAGAGATTGGCCGGTAATTTGGCTCGCTTCGTCAGAAGCCAAGAACAAAACGCAAGGCGCAATGTCCTCCGGAGTCTGAATCCGACCAAGTGGAAGTTTTTCACCTTCAGTCTCGTACCAATTATCGGGTCTGCCGCCCTGTTTCTGCACTTCTTTTTCACCCTCAGTCAGAACCCAACCAGGGTGGACGCAGTTAACCCGTATCTTGTGCTTAGCCAAGGAGCGCGCGAGATTTACAGTCAAGGTGACAACGCCACCCTTCGAAGTGGAGTAGGCAAATAAGTCTGGTGTTCCGCCAAACGCATTCAGTGATCCGATGTTGATAATTGCGCCTCCGCCCCGTTCAATGATCTCAGGAATGGCAGCTCGACACGCATGGTACACGCCTTTTAGGTTGACCTCCATAATTTTATCCCACAATTCTGCCGTCGTGTTCTGGATGGTCGCTCGGGGAAAAATACCCGCGCTGTTGACCAGGATATCAAGACCTCCAAACGTGGCCTTAGCAAACCTGACAGCGTCAAGCAAATCCGCCTCCCGGCGAACGTCGACCCGGACAAATTGCAAGGATGTCCCGGCCTGCTTCCAATCGGCATCGATCGTTGCTTCCACACATAAATCAGCTATGACGACCGAGGCTCCATTCTGAACAAAGCGTTTCGCGATCGCTTTTCCTATTCCGCTCGCCCCACCCGTAATAAGGGCAACCTTGCCGGCAAAAGGATACTGCATACACGCCCTCCCGTCCGCCTATACCCGTGTTCATCGCGTCGGTTTCCGAAGATGGAATTCGTCCTACAAAACATTCCTCACACGCTGTCTTTCTATTTTACCAAAATATCTCCCCCTTATTACCATAGTGAATTCCTTGAGAGTCCATCGAGGGGATTTGTTTTTGCTTGAAGTGTACAAAATCCACTAACTCGGACAAGCTACGCAGATCGAACATCCCTGATGGATATTGGAACGAAATAGGGGCCTTCGAATCATGCCAACCGGAATTACAAATGCAGTGTGGAGAGCTGTGTTGGGGTGAGTTGTCATCGGGCAGTTTCATTGGACCATTGTTTCGTTTTCCTCAAAGATGAGAGATGTATAGACCACTTCACGTAATCAAAGGGTGTAAATACACAAAGTGATGGAGTGCAACTGCTTAGAGTCGTGGATTGCAATCTTTGAAATGATTCTCCATATAAAATAGCGACTATTTCCATCCAGCCACATTGTTCACGATTTCTTAACGGAAAACTAACATTAGCTTGCTATTCTGTACAACACCTCGATAAATCGGATAAGAGTTTTATGGTGGTAGAAAATCGGCGAAACACGCAGAGAGAACTCATGATCTTCATTTGTTTGCGATATATCACTCGAGGTATATCGGAGCAGGAGTGGTAATCGTAGTGGAACTCCGGAGGAACCCTTTTCATGCTGAAGTGTCAAACATTTTTTAATCAGAAATCACTATTCGCATTTTTCTTTGGGAAATCTCATATTGACCAAGTAAATCGGATGGAGTTGAACATGCGTAATTTAGACAGTAAGTCTTACTACGTGAATCGTGAACTAAGCTGGCTAGCTTTTAATAATCGTGTTCTTGCCGAAGCGATGAATAAAAGCAACCCTTTGCTTGATAGATTCAAATTTATCTCGATCGCGGCTTCAAATCTTGATGAGTTTTTTATGGTTCGCGTCGCTGGTCTCAAAGACCAGGTGAAGATGGGATCCAACCATCCAGAAAATAAAACACAAATGACTCCTGCACAACAGTTAATGGAGATCTCCAGGAGTGCCCACACTCATTTAGATAAGCTATATTCCGTCGCGAAATCATGTATAAATAATCTGAAATCGATAGGGATCAAATTTGTACATCCACACGAACTCTCAAAAGAGCAGCGTGAATTTCTTACTGCTTACTTCGATACGCAAATATTCCCGGTTCTAACACCGATTACAGTGGACTCCACCCGTCCCTTTCCCAAAGTGGCAAGTCGACGCCTCAATTTGGTGGTTCTTCTTGAGTCAAAAGCTGAAGAAGGCGGCATCGACAATCTGTTTGCCATTGTTCAGATACCTTCGGTGCTCCCACGATTCGTTGAACTGCCATCGAGCAATGGGGAGATATCCTATGTCTTCCTGGAAGACGTGATTGAACATCAAATCGGTAGATTGTTTTCAGGTAGCAAGGTTGTAGAAACTGCGTGCTTTCGCATCACTCGAAATGCGGATATCACTTTGGACGAAGATGTTGAAGATATTCTTGAAGAAATTAAAAAGGAACTGAAGAATCGCCGCAAAAAGGGAGATATCGTCCGATTGGAAATCGGGCGTAATATGAGCCATACCATGAAGGAGACTTTGCGAAATTGGCTCGATCTCATAGAAGAGGACATATACTTAATCAACGGTCCTGTCGATGCAACCTGTTTTGGTGAACTTTATAATCTCCCCGACTGCGATCATCTTCGACATGCGCAGATTACTCCTCAAGTACCACAAAATTTAATTGGTGAGGACAACCTATTTCACGCGATTGCTCAGAAGGACATCATGTTGTTTCATCCATATGAATCCTTCGACCCAGTTGTTAAGTTCATTCAGCAGGCTGCAGATGATCCCGATGTACTCGCAGTCAAGCAGACGCTGTATCGAGTGAGCGGGAATTCCCCCATTGTGAGAGCACTCATGCGGGCCGCAGAAAACGGTAAACAAGTAACCGTAATTTTGGAATTAAAAGCACGTTTCGATGAAGCAAATAATATACAATGGGCCAACACTCTGGAGGAATCCGGATGTCACGTCATATATGGATTGGTGGGACTCAAAACACATAGTAAAATCTCACTTGTTGTCAGAAAGGAAGGGAATCGACTCTGTCGATATGTCCATTTAGGTACAGGAAACTACAATGATATCACGGCGCGGATTTACACGGATATAGGAATGTTTACAGCTCGGGAAGACTTTTGCGAAGATGCGACCGCGTTCTTCAATCATCTAACAGGGTGTACGGGCTTGTCGTCGGTACCATTATGGAAACAGATATCTACGGCACCACGGGGCTTAAAAGATAGATTTCTTACGCTAATTGAAAATGAAATGGATAAAAGTACTCCAGAAAATCCTGGACGAATTATTGCGAAGATGAACTCGTTGACGAATAAAGACATCATTAAGGCGTTATACAAAGCTTCATGCAACGGAGTACAAATTGATTTGATTGTCCGCGGGATCTGTTGTTTACGTCCAGGGATCGTTGGTGTGAGTGAAAATATTCGAGTCTCGAGCATTGTCGGCCAACAGTTGGAGCACAGTCGAATTTACTATTTTCAAAACGGTGGAGATGAATTTTTATATCTGTCAAGTGCAGATTGGATGACACGCAACTTAGAGAATCGAGTCGAGATTCTATTTCCTGTTATTCAGGAGAACCTGAGGGAACGGTTGAAACATATCTTGAATTCGCAGCTCTCGGATAATGTGAATCGCTATATCTTGACCAGCAGTGGGGCGTATCGGAAAGTCAAATCTAAAGATAATGAGTCTCCATTTGCGAGTCAGTCGTATTTCTATCAAGAGGCATGCCAACATGTTATCGTGTCGGAGACCGCACACCATCAAATGGTTCCTATTTCTGTCGTATGATGATGGGGGAAAGGGCGCCTCGATATATTCAAAAGGCGCCCTGGTTTTTAGTGACAAGCGGATACTCCGCGTAGTCCGATGCCAAATTGCTTGAAGAAATCCTTGCTCATCGACTCTAAGGTTCCAGTCAGTTTGTATTCCGATTCGGTCGAACACGTGATGGTTAATTCATTCTTACCTTTGTGTAGAGTCGTGTTGGCGTTGTTCGCTTGCGCCTCATAGACCAACGTTTTGGCTAGTTGCATCATTAGATTGAGTTGTTTGAAGGGTTTTTGTCCATTACCGATAATCACCCGACTGATATCTAACATCTCTTCTTGAGAAAACCCCTGTAGATGTGATGAACGGATGAGATAGTCCGTATGCTCTTTGTAGTGCTCTACATTTACAAAGGTTCCGATCATTTCAAGGAGCACCGCACTCCGCATCAGATCTCTATGTTTCGAATTCAGTTCATGAATCGTCGCAAGCTGTTCAAAAAGTTGATCTGCCAGATCGGCCACTCTGTACGTGGCTTCTATCGGTATATCAAACAGTCGAATCAAGTTATGTATGCTATGTTCTTTGACAGAGTGCAAGATCGATGATGTACTGTCACGAAAAAGGTACTCGTAGAACAAGCCCTCACGCAATCCGTTTCCACTTACCAGAAATGTGTCTGCAAATGTCAAACTTGTTAACGCCCGAATGGCTGCGATTCCGGCATGAATGATGTGAGCGCGTGAGTCTGATAGTTTCCCTAGTTTCTTACGTTCCTTCACGTTTTTTGATTTTATCTTTTCGTAAATTTGTTCAAGAACAGCTCGAGGAACTACAGTTCCGTCCACACGATTGATCTTGCTCTGGTGCGTTTGATTAAAAATTTTACCGATCGCGCGTGCGGTACCACCTGTTCCAATTACCGGAAGATTACTTAACTGATTTAGCCACGGGATCTTGAACATCTCGCTCTTTATAAACTGAAAGATGGCTTCGGTTTGAGATGGTGTCTCTAAATGGGCGAACTTTGTTGACAATGTCAAAGCGCCGTAAGGTAGACTGATCGCATTGACAAAATCACGATTGCGAATATGGGCGATTTCTGTACTCGCACCACCAATGTCGACCAGAATAGCGTCCTTAACCTCCGTCGTATTGATGACACCTAGGTATCCGTACCACGCTTCCTCCTCGCCGCTTAAAACGCGAAAACATATACCTGTTTCCTGCTCCAAAACCCTCATTACTTCTGTTCTGTTTTTAGCCAGTCTAATGGCCGCTGTTCCTGCGGCTGCCCAGTGTTCGACATGATATAGTTCTCCAGCATTTTTAAAGGCTTGTACACTGACCACGGCCTGGTGGATACCCGAAGACGAAATATTGCCCTGACCATCTATGTATTGCGCCAATTGAATATTCTTCTTCATCCGACAACACGGGCGATATCCACCATTTCCGTTAATTTCATAAACGGCCAAGCGTGCAGAGTTTGAGCCTAAATCAATGATTCCAACGCGCATATTCAACACCACAATTTCAGGATTTTCTATCACTATGCTACACGTACTCGAACTTTAATCGTCAGTGCCGGGTCATTTATGGCTCACCAGATGTTCTCCGAGGAAACATGCTTGAATTGGTATCCCGTAAACTTCTATATATAGTTTTGCTCAATCCTATGGATCGGGGAAGTCCAATGGAACTAGTACATGGGTCGTGAGCACGCGATTCTATCATCATACACTGTCAATATTAATTTTTTGTTAAATTCACTCCTTTGGCACCTTTATCTGAACCTTATTTTATAGCTTATCCGAGTATTTTAGGAGCTTAGAGGGATGTGATTTGAAGGAGGCTGCGGCGAGCGGTGTCTTTGCGCCGATTTGGGACGGAAGACAAGGTCCCAAATCGGCGGCCTTTTTTAAGATAAGCAATGATCAGGGGTCCGGTACTTTGTCTTGTTGTCGTCGTGTTTTCGGTGCTCAGTCAGCCTTGTGAACCATGCACCCATGTGGAGCGTCAGATCTGATATTGAGGTTCATGTTGCAAAATCCATTGCCACAGCTGGCCAAACACTCCGTCAAGGTAGGAGGCGTACTCTGGCCAGTCTGAAATTGATACACTGTTAACCTGTTTGAACGCGGAAGGGGAGTAATTCAAACTGCCATCTTCAACATAGCGATCATCAATCCACGTTGATTTTAGGTGGACAATCTGTCCGGACTCAGGACTTGTGCCGATGACAAAGTCAGTACCATCTTTCCAACCTTCTTTTAAAAGTTGCTGAATATGTGGGTTTTCATACGCGCCTTGAGATTGACTGTGATCAAAAATAATCTTGACGTCGACCCCACGTGATTTGGCGGCTATAACATCGTCGTAATAAAGCTCTAAGGTGTCCGCATAAATCATTGTACGCATTTTTTGGGTAGCTGATCCCAGAAACGCGGACATCGCTTTCACTCCATCAACGTACGGTGTGATGAGGCGTGTTTGATCCGGATTACCCTTAATGACACCAAGTGCCCCCAAAACACGGTCCATTGAGTACACCTCCAAAGGAATTGTGTTTTACATGATCGGTGCGAATCCAAAGTCACGGGCTTCAGTTCGTGGATCCCAGTGTCCGTTTGGTCATTTTGCTACTGGATTGTTAAGCTAATGAAACCTAAAAGATTACTCTATCGTTGATGCTTGCACGTTGGTGTCAACCCGGTTCCATCGTCTCTCCACCGTGTTCATCCGCCCAGGAAGCCCCAATTGGGTTTCCATTATCGTCCGTCTGGAAGGCCTGCGTTTGGAAGGCCAGGAACGTAGCAACGTAGCGTTGTTCCGCGGGGAAGTACACCAATAGGCCACCATCTTGGTACGTGCCGTTGTCCCTTTCGTACGGGGCAGCGTTTCCCTGGTTCATGTGAATATCATGAATCCCTTGAGGCGGCAGGTTTTCACGTCGGTCCTGTGCAACGGAACGCGCATTATCATCGAAATATTGACCGAATGCGAAGACGGAGGCGTTGCTCGTTTGTGCGGATGAGACAACGCTGCCGATAAACGCATCGAGATCGTTTTGTGAAGGCCCATTGATGGGCAAAGGTTTCATCGCGGAGGTGTCAAATAGGGACTCCCTTAGATAATCCAGAGCACCGGAACTCGTGTTATTCCTCAGCGGTGTGAACCCCGGAGTGAGAGACAGGAGGTTCTGTATCATGGAATTCAGGAAATTCTCGTTTGCATAGTACAACACTTCCGAACCGTCACGTGATAGCACATTGACATCAACTTGATACTCCTTGTTATCGTTGTCCGCCAAAATAATTGCGAAATGAGGGGACTGGGGTGTGCCGGGTGTGTAACGTACAACTTGTCCACGAATGACACCGTAGTTTTGGATAGGCATGATTGTTTCACCTCTTAAATCAATGTACTGTCTCTGTAATACACTTCGGTAATCATTAGAGTTTTCCGATGGCAGATTCTTGCCGTCTCTGCTCTCTGTTCCACAGATGGGCGTGTTAATGATGTGCAGTACTGATTTTGCAGTGGGCAGGAGAGATAGACTCGGTATATAACTCTTTTACCTGCCAATTGTCTGGCGGCGTTTGTCCCCATGAGGGGAACATGTAGTAAGTACAGCGTATCGGGTCTGTGCTGTTTTTCCTTGAAAAATCTAGGATGGCAAATGCGTGATTGAAATATTTCGGGTCTTCGGATGACGACGACACGCGCCAATTCGTATCGGTGTTGAGATACGGAACATGATCTGCGTAAGAAGGATCAACAGGTGCATATGGGTCACCGTTCTCCTCGTACGCGGAGCAACCGATCAATCGACCTTTTGACAAGTTGTATGTGCCGTCCTTAAACAGCGCTAAGTTGTGTTCGTGCCCCCAAAACCAAACCTCGATTTGATCGAAGTATGACTGAAATGCACTTAGAAGATGACCATTTAACCAAGGCTCTGTGGAATCGTCTCGCAGCTTGTCGTGTTGAGAAAACAGCTGATGGTGAGAAAGCAAAATGGTTGTACCCTGAAAGCGTTCCGGATTTAACTTATCGTAGTGCCACTCAATTTCCGACTCGTCAACGTATGGAGGCACAGGATGAGAGGGGCGGTCTTGAAACACGGAACGACCATGTAACCCTGTATCCATACCTAAGAACTGCCACATACCGTCTTCTGTGCGCAAACAGAAATAGCTCGCCTCTTGACGCCATCCGTCAAGGTCTGGGTGATGATTCATTCTGAGTGCTTGTTCGTAGAATCCCTTAGCACCGGCATAGTAATCATGGTTTCCGGGAATGGAGAAAATCGGAACACGTTTGCCTGCATGGTCCATAGCTTGTTCAAGAATCTCAACAATGTGGTGTTGGAACTCCGCATCAGTACCTGAATAGTAGACGTCGCCCAAATGAATGATTGCATCCACATTTTCGTTCAGCATCGCCTCAACGAGTTTGAGCGCGTCGTCCATACCGGTACCCCAGTCGCCAATAAGACCTACTCGGGCATCGTTTTTTAGCCGATTACGAATCACGGAATACTCCAGATGATCACGGCCTTGTATTTTCCAAT
This window encodes:
- a CDS encoding peptidoglycan-binding protein; this encodes MILTVSATGLLCVLPSLVSAETSSQSQPHQQAAAYQTLALKPVLNYPGHLIQYRDTGVYVKEVQQELSEEGYNIGTADGDFGPKTLAGVKEFQKAHGLTVDGIVGPQTWNALFTKSVSGNPTPQNSSYSYPGHLIEYGDTGVYVKEVQQQLNQVGDNIGNVDGDFGPKTLAGIKNFQKAHGLTADGIVGPETWNTLFNSGAGTSVASEVALIKGKGYSVNSATPNASVQTNSGDTLTAWIGVARQGDGHNQFVFFFLNGKYLGTDTAKPSAEITSAKPAGTGSIAVTYPVYKKNDSYANPTGVPDTITYHWNGSRLIPNKPYPKQFS
- a CDS encoding RNA degradosome polyphosphate kinase, whose amino-acid sequence is MLKCQTFFNQKSLFAFFFGKSHIDQVNRMELNMRNLDSKSYYVNRELSWLAFNNRVLAEAMNKSNPLLDRFKFISIAASNLDEFFMVRVAGLKDQVKMGSNHPENKTQMTPAQQLMEISRSAHTHLDKLYSVAKSCINNLKSIGIKFVHPHELSKEQREFLTAYFDTQIFPVLTPITVDSTRPFPKVASRRLNLVVLLESKAEEGGIDNLFAIVQIPSVLPRFVELPSSNGEISYVFLEDVIEHQIGRLFSGSKVVETACFRITRNADITLDEDVEDILEEIKKELKNRRKKGDIVRLEIGRNMSHTMKETLRNWLDLIEEDIYLINGPVDATCFGELYNLPDCDHLRHAQITPQVPQNLIGEDNLFHAIAQKDIMLFHPYESFDPVVKFIQQAADDPDVLAVKQTLYRVSGNSPIVRALMRAAENGKQVTVILELKARFDEANNIQWANTLEESGCHVIYGLVGLKTHSKISLVVRKEGNRLCRYVHLGTGNYNDITARIYTDIGMFTAREDFCEDATAFFNHLTGCTGLSSVPLWKQISTAPRGLKDRFLTLIENEMDKSTPENPGRIIAKMNSLTNKDIIKALYKASCNGVQIDLIVRGICCLRPGIVGVSENIRVSSIVGQQLEHSRIYYFQNGGDEFLYLSSADWMTRNLENRVEILFPVIQENLRERLKHILNSQLSDNVNRYILTSSGAYRKVKSKDNESPFASQSYFYQEACQHVIVSETAHHQMVPISVV
- a CDS encoding SDR family NAD(P)-dependent oxidoreductase yields the protein MQYPFAGKVALITGGASGIGKAIAKRFVQNGASVVIADLCVEATIDADWKQAGTSLQFVRVDVRREADLLDAVRFAKATFGGLDILVNSAGIFPRATIQNTTAELWDKIMEVNLKGVYHACRAAIPEIIERGGGAIINIGSLNAFGGTPDLFAYSTSKGGVVTLTVNLARSLAKHKIRVNCVHPGWVLTEGEKEVQKQGGRPDNWYETEGEKLPLGRIQTPEDIAPCVLFLASDEASQITGQSLAVDGGLGFHY
- a CDS encoding phospholipase D-like domain-containing protein, encoding MDRVLGALGVIKGNPDQTRLITPYVDGVKAMSAFLGSATQKMRTMIYADTLELYYDDVIAAKSRGVDVKIIFDHSQSQGAYENPHIQQLLKEGWKDGTDFVIGTSPESGQIVHLKSTWIDDRYVEDGSLNYSPSAFKQVNSVSISDWPEYASYLDGVFGQLWQWILQHEPQYQI
- a CDS encoding Ppx/GppA phosphatase family protein, which codes for MIENPEIVVLNMRVGIIDLGSNSARLAVYEINGNGGYRPCCRMKKNIQLAQYIDGQGNISSSGIHQAVVSVQAFKNAGELYHVEHWAAAGTAAIRLAKNRTEVMRVLEQETGICFRVLSGEEEAWYGYLGVINTTEVKDAILVDIGGASTEIAHIRNRDFVNAISLPYGALTLSTKFAHLETPSQTEAIFQFIKSEMFKIPWLNQLSNLPVIGTGGTARAIGKIFNQTHQSKINRVDGTVVPRAVLEQIYEKIKSKNVKERKKLGKLSDSRAHIIHAGIAAIRALTSLTFADTFLVSGNGLREGLFYEYLFRDSTSSILHSVKEHSIHNLIRLFDIPIEATYRVADLADQLFEQLATIHELNSKHRDLMRSAVLLEMIGTFVNVEHYKEHTDYLIRSSHLQGFSQEEMLDISRVIIGNGQKPFKQLNLMMQLAKTLVYEAQANNANTTLHKGKNELTITCSTESEYKLTGTLESMSKDFFKQFGIGLRGVSACH
- a CDS encoding YukJ family protein, which produces MPIQNYGVIRGQVVRYTPGTPQSPHFAIILADNDNKEYQVDVNVLSRDGSEVLYYANENFLNSMIQNLLSLTPGFTPLRNNTSSGALDYLRESLFDTSAMKPLPINGPSQNDLDAFIGSVVSSAQTSNASVFAFGQYFDDNARSVAQDRRENLPPQGIHDIHMNQGNAAPYERDNGTYQDGGLLVYFPAEQRYVATFLAFQTQAFQTDDNGNPIGASWADEHGGETMEPG
- a CDS encoding metallophosphoesterase → MTRFTTVSDPSLSLWLSAVYEVAEQSLHSVQSSEPTDQHAAVLKHPMVQAAIRHVQTSATSQAPFNPHLSLPAFHDPLTHISHLTYTLAHAHIYKMKEIRDEIEEKLLRLYSDRDPNWSECILKYTEYYWLGQKPHYNNWKIQGRDHLEYSVIRNRLKNDARVGLIGDWGTGMDDALKLVEAMLNENVDAIIHLGDVYYSGTDAEFQHHIVEILEQAMDHAGKRVPIFSIPGNHDYYAGAKGFYEQALRMNHHPDLDGWRQEASYFCLRTEDGMWQFLGMDTGLHGRSVFQDRPSHPVPPYVDESEIEWHYDKLNPERFQGTTILLSHHQLFSQHDKLRDDSTEPWLNGHLLSAFQSYFDQIEVWFWGHEHNLALFKDGTYNLSKGRLIGCSAYEENGDPYAPVDPSYADHVPYLNTDTNWRVSSSSEDPKYFNHAFAILDFSRKNSTDPIRCTYYMFPSWGQTPPDNWQVKELYTESISPAHCKISTAHH